ACCCTCATACAACACCATTCCCAGAATAACTGCATCAAGCAAGATGCACGCGACTACGCTACCAAAATAGACTGTAGGAAGAACTGAGTACAACGCCTACACCACCTACGCTGCACAACAATGCCTCCAAGACGCGATGTGTCCCCTCTGCCGACAGTTGCAGAGAAAGGGGTGCCAGCCAGGCCCTGGCCCCCCTGATGGAGTCCTGGACTAGCGGATACTCATCACATCATCTCCCGACCAGGTAGGTCGGGCCGAGGACCCTATATATGGCGGTTCATTAATGCGCTTCTTCGGGCAGCCTTGACACACAAGCCGAACACTCCTTTCCACCAACGTATCCGACTAGGAGTCTTGTTATCCTAAGCCTCTGGTACATTATACTATAAGCCTAGGCCAGCCTAGTTGATATAACTGTCGCAGGTGAGTCTTTTTTTTTTGAACTGCATTAATTTTTACAATTTGCCCCTCTACATTCAAAATTCTACATATTTTGAACCCTCCATGTGATACACACACGAGATCCAACATCAGGGAGCCGTGCTTATACATAAAGCAGAGCGGAAGCGTGTTTCAAGTTGGTTAATAATTTAATGAAAGCTTCGATCACAATATCCTATTGTATCATCCCATGACGCTGAAATTTCTCATGCATGCTCACCTTTCAAACACTGAACTCAACTTACCTTTTAGCATGTGTGTCGATACAATCTGACACTGAACTCAACTTTCAAACACTCTTATGTCTGTGACGCACAACAAAACACAGATTCAGCTTCTACATGAACATGAGTGATGTAAATGGTCTTatgttagtttacagagggagtatcaaaTACTCCTTGCGAAGCCGAGCGTTGACAGCGAATAAGGCACTGCAGGTCGGCTCGTCCAAGCATCATTGGTGCCGGTCGAAGTCGAAGCGGCTATGTTGATGTCCTCGAGAGGTAGTAGCGCGCCAACTATACTTGATTTcttcctccgctgcttcttcgttgGTCGCCTCTGCGTGCTCACGGTCACAGGTTCTATGCATGCAAAAAGTATTTACTCCTACCACCAATCAGCTTAAACTTTTTTGCAAGAGATGAAGATGAGTAGGCGTTACCAGCATGTTGTTgggggccaagcccaacaattgcGGCCAGATAGTCGTACAGTTGGGCGGCGGCTTCCTCCTCGTTGTCATCGTCATCTATGGGCACCGATTCTGCTGCACTCCTCTTACACCGTCTCCTGGGCGTTGTTGCTGCTGCTTCAGGCACACAATCGTTTCCGGTAGCCTCTCGATCCGATTGAGCATCCATGTGTTTAGTGTGAGACGACCGCATCGCCTCCTTGATCTCGGATATCCTCTTGAGAAGATGCTGCTGCAGGTACTCGTCATTGAAGAAACGCATTGGCATAGAGGTGAGGTACTCATAGTAGCAGCTGCTGGGGTCTTCTTCATCCCGGCTTTCTCCAGCTGCCGCAGCTTCACCTTCGTCATCGGGCACGGGCAGCGACCCCTCTCTTAGGATGGGATCGAACCCCTTGTCGATTATATCCTGCAGCAGCTCCTTCATCTTCCTCCGGATGTACTTGATTTCGCCGCTGATGATGGCGGAGATGAACCTGGCCTGGTTGCTGAGTAGCTTTAGCTCCTTCTCCATCTGTGTCCGCGTCGATTTGTTTGTACGGGTAAAAGGTCGACCGGGTTCGCTCAGATCCACCGGCCCGATCGAGCGAGGTGTTGGGAATTTGCGGTGGCCCGACATCATGGTGCGTCGCGTATCGTCGTGCTCAGATCTTGCCGCCGTCGCGCGTCTCATTGCTAGGTGCAGTGCAGTCGTGCACGGCCGTTGTGTCTTGGTGGAGGAAGGTCAAGGGTGGCGTTGGTCTGCTCCGATCTGGTGCCCACGGCCTCGGGTGGAGAGATATAGCCAAGCCAAAGTCAGGCCGGTTCCctcgcaaaaagaaaaaaagaaaaaaaaaagtcaGGCCGGTTCCGAGTCGTAGCCGAGTTGGAGTCGAAAGATTGGCAAGCGTTGCCTTGCCGACTAGAGTTTCTGTGAGTGAATACGACGACTACTACGGTGACCTGTACACAGTGAAACACTGAAAAGGGCCTAATCGTGATTTTTCCAGTAGTGGTATGCTGCAAATCTGTACCTGCGTGAACCGCGGTTGGTGGTACCGGAGAAGATCTTCTTGAGCCTAGAGCCCCTCGCCTCCTACGCAGCGCGGTACCGTCTTCGACTCGAACTCGG
This region of Triticum aestivum cultivar Chinese Spring chromosome 2D, IWGSC CS RefSeq v2.1, whole genome shotgun sequence genomic DNA includes:
- the LOC123050648 gene encoding DNA topoisomerase 2, with amino-acid sequence MRRATAARSEHDDTRRTMMSGHRKFPTPRSIGPVDLSEPGRPFTRTNKSTRTQMEKELKLLSNQARFISAIISGEIKYIRRKMKELLQDIIDKGFDPILREGSLPVPDDEGEAAAAGESRDEEDPSSCYYEYLTSMPMRFFNDEYLQQHLLKRISEIKEAMRSSHTKHMDAQSDREATGNDCVPEAAATTPRRRCKRSAAESVPIDDDDNEEEAAAQLYDYLAAIVGLGPQQHAEPVTVSTQRRPTKKQRRKKSSIVGALLPLEDINIAASTSTGTNDAWTSRPAVPYSLSTLGFARSI